CCAGGAAGCTGTAATGGAAGGTCAGTCCGGCGATCCACAGCCACTTGCTGGACTCGTGGGTCAGTTTCGGACCACCGTGGATCTCGGCCTTGGTGTTGCGGAACAGAGAGCGAAACAGGAATATCTCCAGCATCATCCGGACGACCACCTGGCCGGTGGTTGTGGGACAGTCATACTTGTCCTGCTTGATTCCGGGAACGGAATGGCTCTGACCGCAGGTTGTCGGGATCCGGAAGGGCACCGGCGACTTGGCCCAGCCCAGAACCTTGTAGACAAACCCTCCCAGAAACATCGCAAAGGCCAGATAGGGGAAGACCACCCCAAAGAGATACTGCAGGCCGGACACCTGTGCGCCCAGGAATGCAATCAACGCCAAGCCGATTACTGCAAGGAATGAATGCTTCATTTATCGTTACCTCGCTTCATGTTGAACTCTTAAGGTTACTTATGTTTTGCCGCGGACCCTTTGCGCTCTTGCCGGAGAAACGCGGACGGGCAGACCATGTCATCGGTCAGCACATGGTTCCCGCTCTTCAGTTCGTTCAGGCGGACCTGGAACAGCCGCTCCCGGCTGGCCATATATAAATCAAAGGCCATAAGCGCCAGGGAATCGACCCGGGCCTCGAACCCGGCCAGGTCGGCCGGCACTGTTGCGTCCCGCAGTTCCTTCCGTAACTCGTGCCGGACTATTTGCTTCAACCCGAACACAAAGGAGACGGCGTCGGAGGGAGAAAAGTCCTGAACAGCCCGGATCTTGATGATCTCCTCCAGGGGGGCCGCGGCCGTAGCCAGGTCACTGCCTGACACAAGCACCTGCAAGATTTTACCGATCCCGGCGGTTACCGTATATCCAATGGGATTGGCAAAACGGTTCTGTTGACTGTTGAGAAATTCAGGGGCCCCGTAAGTGGCCAGCACCAGCTTGATCCACTTTGCTCCGAGGTCTGCTCTCTTTTCGTCCAGCAAGGTATCCAGGCTCATTTTTTTATGTTGGGGCTGTCCCCAAGAGGACGGGTGGATATGATTGAATAGTCATTCATAATTGTAAGCGGATTTTCTATCATGTTTACAATGAATTTTCAACAAGAAAATAGTTGGGCCGTAATAAAGTCAACCCGAAAAAAAATCGGAAATTGGTTCGACCCCCGGGCCGGGTTGATCTTGGTCCTGACATTTGGTGCAAATTCAGATGGTTCCGGCGTCATACCACCTCGGCCCGCCACCGGATTCGATTCGGACGAAGTTTATTCTGCAATTTTATCAATAATCACGGGCTGGAGGCCGTAACCGGACCTGACGTTTGTGGTATAACGACCAATGAAACAAAAGACATGGGGCAGCCGGAGCAACCTGGATACCGGTGGCGGCGGCAGGAGTTGGATCAAAAACGGAAAAACTCTTGATGGTCAGGCAACCGGAGCGGCCGGGGATGCATCGTGGGCCTGCCAGCGGTTATGCAGCGCCAGGGCCTCGGCATAGGTAATCCCGGTGCCGCCGAAGATGTCCAGGCTGCTGCCCACGGTCACGTCAAGCCGCCCGTGGCTCAGTTCGCGGATCCGTTCAAGGTCGTCGATATTACGGACCCCGCCGGCATAGGTTGCCGGAATCGGGCAGCAGCGCCCCAGCTCTTCGACCAGGTCCTCGGCAATACCGGCGCACTTGCCCTCGACATCGGCGGCGTGAATCAGAAATTCGAAACAGTACTTGGAAAAATAGGAAAGGGTCTGGGAATTGATCACCACTTCGGTGAACCTCTGCCAGCGGTCGGTCACCACATAATAGAGCCCGTCCCGTCTGCGGCAGCTCAGGTCAAGGACCAGCCGTTCCCGGCCCACCAGGTCACGGAGTTCACGCAGCCGGTGTTCGTGGACCATGCCGCCCTGGAACACATAGGAGGTGACGATCACCGCCCCGGCGCCCCGGTCGAGCCAGGCAACGGCATTGTCCGCCTTGATGCCGCCGCCGATCTGCAGGCCCCCTGGAAAGGCCTGCAGGGCCTCCCGGGCCGCCTGCTCGTTACCGGGACCGAGCATGATCAGATGACCGCCGGCCAGGCCGTCCCGGCGATACATGCCGGCATAGTGGGCCGCGGACAGATCAGCGACAAAGTTGGTCTGGAGTTCCCGGGGCGAGTCCTCGCGCAGGGTCGAGCCGACAATCTGTTTAACCTTGCCGTGATGGAGATCGATGCAGGGCCTGAATCGCATGCCTTCCTCAAAAACGGTTGGCAGCCGCGGCGGTCGCTGTTTCTTCGATGCCGGCGGCGGCATTGGCTTGTCAGCCGATACAGATCACCGTAATCCGCATTTCCTGCACCGGTCGTTGCGAGAAGTCGGCAAGGGGCGTGGATACGAGGCAACACAAAGCAGACGCAGTACTTCCCTGGCTCGCCGCCGGAGTGCCGGTGAAAAATGCGGGGTTAACCCTCCTGAACCGTCATGCTGGACGGATCCAAGGCCAACACCTTACCAGGAACCACGCAGGCGGTCTCGTCCTTTATGACGTGAAGGTTGATTCCCGGGGCCTCGGGCTTGAGCACGATAACCGTTTCAAACAGGTCGGCGATATCGTGACAGGGCGCCGGTATCCCCTCCTTGCTGACCCGTTGGTCGGCCCGATGGCTCAATGCCGAAAACCAGACCTGCAGGTTCATCGAGGACATCAGGTCCTTGATATCAGCCACCTCGTCAAAATCAGCCGCGGAAAAATCAAAACCATCCACCACCACGCAGTCCGGCCGGAAGATATCCTGGTAGACCAGGTCGTTCAACCGCTCCTCCAGCTTGGGCCGGCTGAATACGGCCTCCTTAAAGGTCATGATCATCCGGTTGCGCTGAACATACTCCGCCAGTTCGGCGGCACGGTCGGCCGGCAGGTCGCCGGTGACATGCAGGAACATGTCATCATACCAGGCCCTGGCCTTTTCCAGCCCTTCACCCACACTGACATGCAGAACATTGCGGCCATGGAAGATGTTGTCCAGGGCGATCTGGACCAGGATGGCGGTCTTGCCCAGGCCGGCCCGGGCGATCACCACGCCCATCCGGCAGCCGGTCGAGTCCTCTCCCTGCTTCCGGTTCAATATACGCAGCGTTTTATTCATTACCAGGTCTTTATCTAACATGGCGTGACTCCTCTGATAAGTAAAACTTATTTCTTGTTCTTTTCTTCCTGGTACGCCTTGATTACGTCCTCGGCAACACTCTTGGGCACCGGCTTATAGGCACTGAACTCCATGGTAAACTCGGCCTTGCCCTGGGTCAGGGAGCGGAGCACCGTGGAATAGCCGAACATCTCCGCCAGCGGGACCTCGGCCTCCACCACGGTGTAGTTACTTTCCTCGGTGGTACCGATAATGATCCCCCGGCGCTGGTTCAGGCTGCCCATCACCGCGCCCTGGAACTCGGACGGTCCTTCCGCCGCCACCTTCATGATCGGCTCCATGATCACCGGCCTGGCCTTGAGGTATCCTTCCTTAAAGGCGCCCACTGCCGCCAGTTGGAAGGCCACATCCGAGGAGTCCACCGCATGGGCGGCGCCGTCGTTGATCACGCAACGGACCCCGGTGACCGGCGCGCCGGCCAGGGTGCCCTTCTGCAGGCTCTTGGTGAAACCCTTGTCGCAAGAGGAGATGAATTCCCGCGGAATGGCCCCGCCGACGATCTTATCGACAAACTCATACTCACCCTCTTCCAGGGGCTCCATGTAGCCGGCCACCCGGCCGAACTGGCCCGAACCGCCGGTCTGCTTCTTGTGGATGTAATTGAACTCGGCCCGCCGGGTGATGGTCTCGCGATAGGCCACCCGCGGCCGGCCCGCCTCCACCTCGGCCATGTACTCCCGCTTCATCCGCTCGATGTACACATCGAGATGAAGCTCGCCCATGCCCGAGATGATCGTTTCATTGGTCTCCGGATCGACAAAGGTCTTAAAGGTGGGATCCTCCTTGGTGAACCGGTTCAAGGCCTTGGACATGTTGCCCTGGGACTTGTTGTCCACCGGAATGATAGCCAGGGAAATGACCGGCTCCGGCACATGCATCGAACTCATGGACATCGAGACTTCGGGCGAGGTGAAGGTGTCGCCCGAGGCGCAATCAATGCCGAACAGGGCAACGATATCGCCGGGTCCGGCCTGCTCGATCTCCTCCATCTCATTGGCATGCATCCGGACCAGCCGTCCGATCTTGACCTTCTTGCCGGTACGGCTGTTGACAATGGTGTCACCCTTTTTCATCGCCCCCTGGTAGGTACGGACATAGGTCAACTGGCCGTAGCGGCCATCCTCGAGTTTAAAGGCCAGGGAGATCAAGGGTTTTTCCGGATCAGGGACAACCGTGAATTCCTGCTCGTCGTTGGCCATATCCAGGGCGGTGTTCTCGATATCCGCGGGAGCGGGCAGATAGTTGATCACCGCGTCGAGAAGGGGCTGGACCCCCTTGTTCTTGTAGGCCGAACCCACCAGCACCGGGGCCAGCTCCAGGGCCAGGGTTCCCTGCCGTACCGCCGCGATGATCATCTCCTCGGTGGGGGTGCCCTCAAGCGCTGCTTCCATCAGTTCATCGGAGAACATGGAGGCGGCATCCAGCAACTCCTCCCGCCGGGCCTCGGCCTCGGCCAGCAGATCGGCCGGGATCTCGTCGTAACGGATGGTTTCCCCCTGATCGCCGTCAAAATAGATCGCCTTCATCTTGACCAGGTCGATCACCCCGTTGAGGTCGCTTTCCAGCCCGATGGGGAGCTGCATCATCACCGCGTTGAGGCCCAGCTTCTCCCGGACCTGGCGGGCCACCCGCCCGGGGTTGGCGCCGGTCCGGTCGCATTTGTTGATAAAGACGATCCGCGGCACCTTGTAGCGGGTCATCTGCCGGTTCACCGTAATACTCTGGGACTGGACCCCGCCCACCGAACAAAGGATCAGGACCGCGCCGTCCAGGACCCGCAAGGCCCGCTCCACCTCGATGGTAAAGTCGACATGACCCGGGGTGTCGATGATATTGACCGTATGGTCCTGCCAGGAGCAGTAGGTGGCTGCCGACTGGATGGTGATCCCGCGTTCCTTTTCCAGGTCCATGGAGTCCATGGTCGCGCCGACACCGTCCTTGCCCCGCACCTCATGGATGGCGTGAATCCGCTGGGTATAGTACAGAATGCGCTCGGTCAGGGTCGTTTTGCCCGAATCGATATGGGCGCTGATCCCGATATTACGAACCTTGTCGATATTCCACTTCATTTTTCCGTCCTCAACCTTTCCGTGTTCCTTCTCGCGCAATCCGTTGAGACCCAGGTTCTCCTGTTCCCCTCTTCCGGATGCCACATTATACCTTATTCAAGATTTGTCGGTCTCGCAACAACCCGCTCGACGGACGTGATTCGTCTTGTAACTTGTTGATTTTATTGGGTGGCATTTGAAGCCTTTCGGGTTGTTACGAGTTCATCAAGATTTCCTCAAACCCCGGGCTTGATCCGCCGGGTCTTGCCATCTGCCAAAAAATGACGGCCCCTGTCAGAGGGGCCGTTTGCGGCGGGTAATACCCGGAGCTTCCGCCACTGTCAAGCAAAAAAAAACGCTGCCGCCGGCCCGCTTTCCGCAATGGCGGGGCAAACGATAAAAAAAGGGACTGATCACCGGGCATGGATGGTCGTCAAGACCGGCGATCCTGTTGTTCGCGGGTAAAATCACGGACAAAAAAAGGAGCTGCAGACAGGCTGCAGCTCCTCCATTTTTTTGCAGTGGTGCCGAGACCAGGATTTGAACCAGGGACACCCGGATTTTCAGTCCGGTGCTCTACCGACTGAGCTATCTCGGCTCCATCGTGAATGGAGACGCAACTATATGGAAGGGTGTTTTGTTTGTCAAGTTATTTTGTCGGTCTCGCAACAACCCGCGAGACGGACGTGTGTCACCTTGTAACTTGTTGATTTCATTGGGTGGCATTTGAAGCGTTTGGGGTTGTTACAGGTCCATCTATTTTGATGAACTCCCGGGAGGTCGGAATTCATCGAAAAATACACTGTAATTTCCAGCCGCGGCCCGTTGCCCGTGGAGTGACAACGACAATTAGGACGAGTACTCCTTGCGTTTGACCAGGACCACGGTGGCGGCCAGGTGATCATGCCAGGCACGCCGGTCCTTGTCCAGGGCGGCCCAGAGAAAACCAGCGCCAAGGGGAAGGGTTGAGACCAGGTAACCGACCCAGCGTAAAAACGCACCCCCCAGGGTCGCCGGCTGCCCGTCCGGGACAACCCGGATCCCCATGGCCAGCTTGCCCGGGGTCTGCCCGCCCCAGGCGGGCAACAGGGTAAAGTAGGCCATGCTCAGGACAATATAGGCCAGCAGAAAAATCGGCAGGCAAAGAAAGAGGGCAATGATACTACCGAGCAGGGCCCGGGCACCAAGACCGTTCAACCCGGCGACCACCAGGGCAAATACCGCCCCATGGCCCAGGGTGAGCAAGGCGCAATCGATCAAAAGGGCCATGGTCCGCTCGGCAAAGGTCGCTGCAACAGGGTCCGGCCGGTTACTCATCGTCAATTTCCAGGGTAAGACCGGAGTCCGGCGCCTTTGCTTCCGGGTCGGACCCCGGGTCGGCAACCGGCTTTTCCCCTTCATCATCCAATGCCAGGGTCAGGCCGGGTTCTTCGCCAGCCAGCGGGTCGGTAACGGAATCACCCCCTGAATCTTCAAAAAGATCCAGGTCGGTAAACAGGTCTTCAAACTCTTCCTCCTCGGCAACGGCCAGGTCGGGCTGGTCAT
This genomic interval from Desulfobacterales bacterium contains the following:
- the fusA gene encoding elongation factor G, with protein sequence MKWNIDKVRNIGISAHIDSGKTTLTERILYYTQRIHAIHEVRGKDGVGATMDSMDLEKERGITIQSAATYCSWQDHTVNIIDTPGHVDFTIEVERALRVLDGAVLILCSVGGVQSQSITVNRQMTRYKVPRIVFINKCDRTGANPGRVARQVREKLGLNAVMMQLPIGLESDLNGVIDLVKMKAIYFDGDQGETIRYDEIPADLLAEAEARREELLDAASMFSDELMEAALEGTPTEEMIIAAVRQGTLALELAPVLVGSAYKNKGVQPLLDAVINYLPAPADIENTALDMANDEQEFTVVPDPEKPLISLAFKLEDGRYGQLTYVRTYQGAMKKGDTIVNSRTGKKVKIGRLVRMHANEMEEIEQAGPGDIVALFGIDCASGDTFTSPEVSMSMSSMHVPEPVISLAIIPVDNKSQGNMSKALNRFTKEDPTFKTFVDPETNETIISGMGELHLDVYIERMKREYMAEVEAGRPRVAYRETITRRAEFNYIHKKQTGGSGQFGRVAGYMEPLEEGEYEFVDKIVGGAIPREFISSCDKGFTKSLQKGTLAGAPVTGVRCVINDGAAHAVDSSDVAFQLAAVGAFKEGYLKARPVIMEPIMKVAAEGPSEFQGAVMGSLNQRRGIIIGTTEESNYTVVEAEVPLAEMFGYSTVLRSLTQGKAEFTMEFSAYKPVPKSVAEDVIKAYQEEKNKK
- a CDS encoding RDD family protein — protein: MSNRPDPVAATFAERTMALLIDCALLTLGHGAVFALVVAGLNGLGARALLGSIIALFLCLPIFLLAYIVLSMAYFTLLPAWGGQTPGKLAMGIRVVPDGQPATLGGAFLRWVGYLVSTLPLGAGFLWAALDKDRRAWHDHLAATVVLVKRKEYSS
- the hisA gene encoding phosphoribosylformimino-5-aminoimidazole carboxamide ribotide isomerase encodes the protein MRFRPCIDLHHGKVKQIVGSTLREDSPRELQTNFVADLSAAHYAGMYRRDGLAGGHLIMLGPGNEQAAREALQAFPGGLQIGGGIKADNAVAWLDRGAGAVIVTSYVFQGGMVHEHRLRELRDLVGRERLVLDLSCRRRDGLYYVVTDRWQRFTEVVINSQTLSYFSKYCFEFLIHAADVEGKCAGIAEDLVEELGRCCPIPATYAGGVRNIDDLERIRELSHGRLDVTVGSSLDIFGGTGITYAEALALHNRWQAHDASPAAPVA
- a CDS encoding RsbRD N-terminal domain-containing protein, translated to MSLDTLLDEKRADLGAKWIKLVLATYGAPEFLNSQQNRFANPIGYTVTAGIGKILQVLVSGSDLATAAAPLEEIIKIRAVQDFSPSDAVSFVFGLKQIVRHELRKELRDATVPADLAGFEARVDSLALMAFDLYMASRERLFQVRLNELKSGNHVLTDDMVCPSAFLRQERKGSAAKHK
- a CDS encoding menaquinol oxidoreductase, whose product is MKHSFLAVIGLALIAFLGAQVSGLQYLFGVVFPYLAFAMFLGGFVYKVLGWAKSPVPFRIPTTCGQSHSVPGIKQDKYDCPTTTGQVVVRMMLEIFLFRSLFRNTKAEIHGGPKLTHESSKWLWIAGLTFHYSFL